Within Amycolatopsis sp. cg5, the genomic segment CACGCCTCAGGGTTCACAGAAGCGCCCGGTACGCGGCATCGTCAAGGGCGCCGAAGGTCGTGAAGACGACCCGGTCGAACCGTCCTGGATGGACACTGAGCCAGCCCGCGACCGTCTCCAGCGCGATCTCGGCAGCCCGGTCCTTCGGAAACCCGAAGACGCCCGTACTGACACCGCAGAACGCCACGGTCCGGATGTCGTCGACCTCGGCCGCGACGTCCAAACAGGACCGATAAGACGACTCGAGCGCTTCCTCGTGCCACAGCTCGACCGGGCTCTCGACGATCGGCCCGACCGTGTGCAGCACATACCGCGCGGGCAGGTGGTAGCCGCGCGTGATCTTGGCTTCGCCGGTGGCCTCCGGCGCGCCCTGCATGGTCATGATCCGCTGGCAGTCCGCGCGCAGCCGCGGCCCGGCGACCTCGTGGATCGCGTTGTCGACGCAGCTGTGCATCGGCCGGAAACAGCCCAGCAGCGCGCTGTTGGCGGCGTTCACGATGGCGTCGGCCGCCAGCGTCGTGATGTCGCCACGCCACAACGCGGTCCGCGTGGCCCCCGCGTAGCCGGTGCCGGGGAACGCCTGCGCGATCGTCGGCAACGTCCGCGCGTCGACGGTCGGCCGCCGCAGGCGTTCCCCGCCCAGCAACGCGTCGAGCGCCGCGTTCAAACTCGGATCCAGCCTGCCTGGTTCGCGGACGGTCAGCACAGCACGCAAGGCTTCGCGGGCGTCCGGCCAGTCGCCGGGATCGGGGCTGAGCAGTTGGACCGCGGTCTCGGCCAGTTCCGGCAGCCGGTCCGCCCCGGCGGCCGGGGCCGCCGGGACGAACGGCTCGTCCAGCTCGATCGCTGCGCGGTAGGCGCTCAGCGAGAGGGTGGTGATCACCGAAAAACTCCAGTACTCAGAACGGGTACCTGCCGTGGTGACCGGCGACGGTCACCCAGCGGGTCGCGGTGAAGGCGTCGACACCCCAGCGGCCGCCGAAGCGCCCGTAGCCGGTGGACTTGACGCCGCCGAACGGGGCCTGCGGCTCGTCGTCGACCGTCTGGTCGCCGACGTGCACGATGCCGGTGCGCAGCCGCTTGGCCAGCGCGAGCCCGCGCCGGGTGTCCGAAGTCAGCACGCCGGCGGTCAGGCCGTACTCGGTGTCGTTGGCGATGGAGACGGCTTCGTCGTCGTCCTCGACCGTGATCACCGTGACGGCGGGCCCGAAGATCTCCTCACGGAAGATCCGCATGCGCGGGGTGACCCCGTCCAGCACGGTCGCCGGATACCGAGTGCCCTCCCGCTCTCCCCCGCCCGCCCGGACCCTGGCGCCGTCCGCGACCGCCTCGGCGACCAGTTCGGACACGCGACGCGCCGCGCTTTCGGTGATCAGCGGGCCGACCACGGTCGACTGGTCGGCCGGGTCGCCGTGCGGCAGCCCGGCCACCTTGGCGGCGAGCCGGACGGTGAACTCCTCGGCCACCGACCGGTGCACCAGCACCCGGTCCGCCGACATGCAGATCTGGCCCGCGTTGTGGAACGCGCCGAAGGTGACGGCGTCGACGGCGTGGTCAAGGTCGGCGTCGTCGAGCACCAGCACCGCGTTCTTCCCGCCCAATTCGAGCACGGCGGGCTTGATGTTCTCGGCGGCGGTGGTGCCGATGACCCGGCCGACCCGGGTCGAGCCGGTGAAGTTGACCATCCGGACCTGCGGGTCGGCGATCAGCGTCTTGGCGACCTCGGCGGCGTCGGTGCGCGCGTTGGTCACCACGTTGAGCACGCCGGGCGGCAGCCCGGCCTCGCGCAGCACGTCGGCGATGAGCAGCCCGGACGCGATCGGCGCGTCCTCGCTGGGCTTGAGCACCGCGGTGTTGCCGACC encodes:
- a CDS encoding protein-ADP-ribose hydrolase produces the protein MITTLSLSAYRAAIELDEPFVPAAPAAGADRLPELAETAVQLLSPDPGDWPDAREALRAVLTVREPGRLDPSLNAALDALLGGERLRRPTVDARTLPTIAQAFPGTGYAGATRTALWRGDITTLAADAIVNAANSALLGCFRPMHSCVDNAIHEVAGPRLRADCQRIMTMQGAPEATGEAKITRGYHLPARYVLHTVGPIVESPVELWHEEALESSYRSCLDVAAEVDDIRTVAFCGVSTGVFGFPKDRAAEIALETVAGWLSVHPGRFDRVVFTTFGALDDAAYRALL
- a CDS encoding aldehyde dehydrogenase, with the translated sequence MVIERELFIDGKDVPAWERRTTEDLNPYTGGVYATVAAGGPADVVRAVDAAQRAFEPWADTAPSVRRGIFLRAADILEARAAEVVELMAHEVGGVSSWARFNTALAANMLREAAAVVTQPLGEVLATEPADRLSMAVREPLGVIAAFSPWNAPVILGTRSIAVPLAVGNTAVLKPSEDAPIASGLLIADVLREAGLPPGVLNVVTNARTDAAEVAKTLIADPQVRMVNFTGSTRVGRVIGTTAAENIKPAVLELGGKNAVLVLDDADLDHAVDAVTFGAFHNAGQICMSADRVLVHRSVAEEFTVRLAAKVAGLPHGDPADQSTVVGPLITESAARRVSELVAEAVADGARVRAGGGEREGTRYPATVLDGVTPRMRIFREEIFGPAVTVITVEDDDEAVSIANDTEYGLTAGVLTSDTRRGLALAKRLRTGIVHVGDQTVDDEPQAPFGGVKSTGYGRFGGRWGVDAFTATRWVTVAGHHGRYPF